From a region of the Castor canadensis chromosome 7, mCasCan1.hap1v2, whole genome shotgun sequence genome:
- the Slf2 gene encoding SMC5-SMC6 complex localization factor protein 2 isoform X2 produces the protein MTRRCMLARPGFPSSPAPGSSPPRCHLRPGSTAPAAARKRAESPGDRKQSIIDFFKPASKQDRHMLDSPQKSNIKYGGSRLSITGTEHFERKLSSPKKSKPKRVSSEKSPILEAFMKGVKEHHKDRGMHESRRPCVSLASKYLPKGTNIYVPSSYHLSKEMKALKKKHRSPERRKSLFMHENSREKNDRDRGKTNADSKKQATVVETDILKNGSRSLSSRSSLSRHQPGESPLGAKFQSSLASYCKEREQKRLRKEQMEQRINSENSFSEASNLSLKSSIVGRKCKPGQEQSKQNDVIPGKSNLSNMENGHFSRKRSSSDSWEPTSAGSKNKFSDKRKRNSVDSDLKSTRESLIPKAKESFLEKRPDIPHQREKFIRHIALKTPGGVLRLEDITKEPNDETDHSADLVPSNSGHHSSRNSDQIRVASTKETKIQKPHLPLPQEKSTIKKSSNLQKNKTASFMTSKEETKLLPLLSHVPSAVSSQITLNAKNCALPIPKKDKERSSSKEYSGHSTESSKHKEHKEKTNKADSNISSGKIFGGSLRSEYGTPTKSPPAALEVVPCIPSPTIPSDKESSGNSNAGSSAQKRKFRGDFDSDEESLGYNLDSDEEEEKLKSLEEIMALNFNQTPATSGKPPLSKGLRSQSSDYTEHVHSGTYTNTLERLVKEMEDTQRLDELQKQLQEDIRQGRGIKSPIRIGDQDSTDDEDGLLEEHREFLKKFSVTIDAIPDHHPGEEIFNFLNSGKIFNQYTLDLRDSGFIGQSAVEKLILKSGKTDQIFLTTQGFLTSAYHYVQCPVPVLKWLFRMMSVHTDCIVSVQILSTLMEITIRNDTFSDSPIWPWIPSLSDIAAVFFNMGIDFRSLFPLENLQPDFNEDSLLSETLTTLRGKGCEDSSCMPVFSTLPETNILNVVKFLGLCTSIHPEGYQDREIMLLILMLFKMSLEKQLKQIPLVDVQSLLINLMKNIRDWDTKVHELCLGINELSNHPHNLLWLVQLVPNWTSRGRQLRQCLSLVIISKLLDEKHEDVPNANNLQVSVLHRYLVQMKPSDLLKKMVMKKRAEQPNGTIDDSLHLELEKQAYYLTYVLLHLVGEVSCSHSFSSGQRKHFVLLCGALEKHVKCDIREDARLFYRTKVKDLVARIHGKWQEIIQNCRPTQGQLHDFWVPDS, from the exons GAAGCAGTCAATTATAGATTTCTTCAAACCAGCTTCTAAACAAG ATAGACATATGTTGGATTCTCCACAAAAATCAAACATCAAATATGGAGGAAGTAGATTGTCTATCACTGGGACAGagcattttgaaaggaaactatCTTCACCAAAAAAATCTAAACCCAAAAGGGTGTCATCAGAAAAAAGCCCTATTTTAGAAGCTTTCATGAAAGGTGTTAAAGAGCACCATAAAGATCGTGGTATGCATGAGTCACGTCGGCCTTGTGTGTCACTAGCCTCCAAATATTTACCCAAAGGAACAAATATCTATGTTCCTTCTTCATATCACTTGTCAAAAGAAATGAAGGCACTAAAGAAAAAACACCGGTCTCCAGAGAGAAGAAAGTCACtgttcatgcatgaaaatagcaGGGAGAAGAATGACAGAGATCGAGGCAAGACCAATGCAGACTCCAAAAAGCAAGCCACAGTGGTAGAAACTGACATCTTGAAGAATGGCTCCCGAAGTCTTAGTAGCAGGAGCAGTCTATCCAGGCACCAGCCAGGAGAAAGCCCACTGGGAGCTAAGTTCCAGTCATCACTAGCTTCTTACTGCAAAGAGCGAGAACAAAAAAGGTTGAGAAAGGAGCAAATGGAGCAGAGAATCAACTCAGAAAATTCTTTCTCAGAAGCAAGCAATCTTTCCTTAAAATCTTCTATTGTGGGAAGAAAATGTAAACCAGGACAGGAACAAAGTAAACAGAATGATGTCATACCTGGAAAGAGTAATCTTTCAAACATG GAAAATGGACATTTCTCAAGAAAAAGATCCTCTTCTGATTCATGGGAACCTACTTCAg cagGCTCTAAGAATAAATTttctgacaaaagaaaaagaaactctgtGGATTCAGATCTGAAAAGCACAAGAGAATCTCTGATACCAAAAGCAAAAGAGTCCTTCCTTGAGAAGCGTCCTGATATACCACATCAGAGGGAAAAATTTATAAGACATATTGCACTGAAGACACCTGGTGGTGTGCTACGTTTGGAAGATATAACCAAGGAACCAAATGATGAAACTGATCACTCTGCAGACTTGGTACCTTCAAATTCTGGCCACCATTCTTCTAGGAATAGTGACCAAATCCGAGTGGCAAGTACCAAAGAGACTAAGATACAGAAACCCCACTTACCTTTACCTCAGGAAAAATCTACAATTAAAAAATCTAGCAacctacagaaaaataaaactgctagCTTCATGACAtcaaaagaagagacaaaacttctACCTTTACTTTCCCATGTTCCAAGTGCTGTTTCCTCTCAAATAACATTAAATGCTAAAAATTGTGCTCTTCCAATTCCTAAAAAAGATAAAGAGCGTTCCTCATCTAAAGAATATTCTGGGCATTCTACAGAATCCTCCAAACACAAGGAACACAAAGAAAAGACTAATAAGGCTGATTCTAATATATCTTCAGGGAAAATTTTTGGGGGATCTTTGCGTTCAGAGTATGGCACTCCTACAAAGTCTCCTCCAGCTGCTTTGGAAGTTGTGCCATGTATCCCAAGCCCTACAATACCTTCAGATAAAGAGAGTTCAGGAAATTCTAATGCAGGTAGCAgtgcacagaaaagaaaattcaggggTGATTTTGATAGTGATGAAGAAAGTTTAGGTTACAACCTAGACAGtgatgaggaagaggaaaaattaaaatcattggaagaaataatggctttgaacttcaatcagACTCCTGCAACTTCAGGAAAGCCTCCCCTTTCCAAGGGGCTTAGATCTCAGTCATCAGACTACACA gAACATGTTCATAGTGGAACTTATACAAATACTTTAGAACGTCTTgtgaaagaaatggaagacaCACAAAG GCTAGATGAACTACAGAAGCAACTACAAGAAGACATAAGGCAGGGCCGAGGCATTAAGTCTCCAATTAGAATTGGAGATCAAGATAGTACAGATGATGAGGATGGCCTCTTGGAAGAACACAG GgaatttctaaagaaattttCAGTTACAATTGATGCTATTCCTGATCATCATCCAGgtgaagaaatatttaatttcctcAATTCTGGAAAAATTTTCAATCAGTATACTTTGGATTTAAGAGACTCTGGTTTTATTGGACAAAGTGCTGTAGAAAAACTTATTCTGAA atcagGAAAAACAGATCAGATTTTTTTGACAACACAAGGGTTCCTTACCTCTGCTTATCACTATGTCCAGTGTCCTGTACCTGTGTTAAAGTGGCTGTTTCGG ATGATGTCAGTTCATACAGATTGTATTGTGTCAGTGCAGATTTTAAGTACATTGATGGAAATAACAATTAGAAATG ATACTTTCAGTGACTCACCGATTTGGCCCTGGATCCCATCATTGTCTGATATAGCAGCTGTGTTCTTCAATATGGGAATTGATTTTAGATCTTTGTTTCCTCTGGAGAATCTTCAACCAGACTTTAATGAAGACAGTCTACT TTCTGAAACACTGACAACATTGCGGGGGAAAGGATGTGAAGATTCATCTTGTATGCCAGTTTTTTCAACTCTTCCTGAAACCAACATTTTAAATGTCGTTAAG TTTCTAGGCTTATGTACATCTATACATCCAGAAGGTTACCAAGATCGGGAAATAATGTTGCTGATTTTAATGTTgtttaaaatgagtttggaaaaaCAGCTGAAACAGATTCCTTTAGTAGATGTTCAAAGCCTCCTGATAAACCTGATGAAAAATATCAGAGATTGGGACACAAAG GTGCATGAACTCTGTCTGGGCATAAATGAACTCTCCAATCATCCCCATAACCTTCTGTGGTTGGTACAGCTAGTCCCTAACTGGACATCACGTGGAAG GCAATTGAGACAATGCCTAAGTCTAGTGATTATTTCAAAACTTTTGGATGAGAAACATGAAGATGTCCCTAATGCCAATAATCTTCag GTATCAGTCCTACATCGCTATCTTGTGCAAATGAAGCCTTCTGATTTGTTAAAGAAAATGGTCATGAAGAAAAGGGCTGAACAACCAAATGGCACTATTGATGACAGTCTTCATTTAGAACTTGAAAAGCAG GCATATTATCTGACCTACGTTCTTCTTCATTTAGTTGGTGAAGTTAGttgttctcattctttttcttctggacAACGG AAACACTTTGTGCTACTGTGTGGGGCTTTGGAAAAACATGTTAAGTGTGATATTAGAGAAGATGCCAGACTTTTTTATAGAACTAAG gTGAAAGACTTGGTTGCCAGGATACATGGAaaatggcaggaaataatccAGAACTGTCGGCCTACTCAG GGGCAGCTTCATGACTTCTGGGTACCAGATTCTTAA
- the Slf2 gene encoding SMC5-SMC6 complex localization factor protein 2 isoform X1, with product MTRRCMLARPGFPSSPAPGSSPPRCHLRPGSTAPAAARKRAESPGDRKQSIIDFFKPASKQDRHMLDSPQKSNIKYGGSRLSITGTEHFERKLSSPKKSKPKRVSSEKSPILEAFMKGVKEHHKDRGMHESRRPCVSLASKYLPKGTNIYVPSSYHLSKEMKALKKKHRSPERRKSLFMHENSREKNDRDRGKTNADSKKQATVVETDILKNGSRSLSSRSSLSRHQPGESPLGAKFQSSLASYCKEREQKRLRKEQMEQRINSENSFSEASNLSLKSSIVGRKCKPGQEQSKQNDVIPGKSNLSNMENGHFSRKRSSSDSWEPTSAGSKNKFSDKRKRNSVDSDLKSTRESLIPKAKESFLEKRPDIPHQREKFIRHIALKTPGGVLRLEDITKEPNDETDHSADLVPSNSGHHSSRNSDQIRVASTKETKIQKPHLPLPQEKSTIKKSSNLQKNKTASFMTSKEETKLLPLLSHVPSAVSSQITLNAKNCALPIPKKDKERSSSKEYSGHSTESSKHKEHKEKTNKADSNISSGKIFGGSLRSEYGTPTKSPPAALEVVPCIPSPTIPSDKESSGNSNAGSSAQKRKFRGDFDSDEESLGYNLDSDEEEEKLKSLEEIMALNFNQTPATSGKPPLSKGLRSQSSDYTEHVHSGTYTNTLERLVKEMEDTQRLDELQKQLQEDIRQGRGIKSPIRIGDQDSTDDEDGLLEEHREFLKKFSVTIDAIPDHHPGEEIFNFLNSGKIFNQYTLDLRDSGFIGQSAVEKLILKSGKTDQIFLTTQGFLTSAYHYVQCPVPVLKWLFRMMSVHTDCIVSVQILSTLMEITIRNDTFSDSPIWPWIPSLSDIAAVFFNMGIDFRSLFPLENLQPDFNEDSLLSETLTTLRGKGCEDSSCMPVFSTLPETNILNVVKFLGLCTSIHPEGYQDREIMLLILMLFKMSLEKQLKQIPLVDVQSLLINLMKNIRDWDTKVHELCLGINELSNHPHNLLWLVQLVPNWTSRGRQLRQCLSLVIISKLLDEKHEDVPNANNLQVSVLHRYLVQMKPSDLLKKMVMKKRAEQPNGTIDDSLHLELEKQAYYLTYVLLHLVGEVSCSHSFSSGQRKHFVLLCGALEKHVKCDIREDARLFYRTKVKDLVARIHGKWQEIIQNCRPTQVGQLHDFWVPDS from the exons GAAGCAGTCAATTATAGATTTCTTCAAACCAGCTTCTAAACAAG ATAGACATATGTTGGATTCTCCACAAAAATCAAACATCAAATATGGAGGAAGTAGATTGTCTATCACTGGGACAGagcattttgaaaggaaactatCTTCACCAAAAAAATCTAAACCCAAAAGGGTGTCATCAGAAAAAAGCCCTATTTTAGAAGCTTTCATGAAAGGTGTTAAAGAGCACCATAAAGATCGTGGTATGCATGAGTCACGTCGGCCTTGTGTGTCACTAGCCTCCAAATATTTACCCAAAGGAACAAATATCTATGTTCCTTCTTCATATCACTTGTCAAAAGAAATGAAGGCACTAAAGAAAAAACACCGGTCTCCAGAGAGAAGAAAGTCACtgttcatgcatgaaaatagcaGGGAGAAGAATGACAGAGATCGAGGCAAGACCAATGCAGACTCCAAAAAGCAAGCCACAGTGGTAGAAACTGACATCTTGAAGAATGGCTCCCGAAGTCTTAGTAGCAGGAGCAGTCTATCCAGGCACCAGCCAGGAGAAAGCCCACTGGGAGCTAAGTTCCAGTCATCACTAGCTTCTTACTGCAAAGAGCGAGAACAAAAAAGGTTGAGAAAGGAGCAAATGGAGCAGAGAATCAACTCAGAAAATTCTTTCTCAGAAGCAAGCAATCTTTCCTTAAAATCTTCTATTGTGGGAAGAAAATGTAAACCAGGACAGGAACAAAGTAAACAGAATGATGTCATACCTGGAAAGAGTAATCTTTCAAACATG GAAAATGGACATTTCTCAAGAAAAAGATCCTCTTCTGATTCATGGGAACCTACTTCAg cagGCTCTAAGAATAAATTttctgacaaaagaaaaagaaactctgtGGATTCAGATCTGAAAAGCACAAGAGAATCTCTGATACCAAAAGCAAAAGAGTCCTTCCTTGAGAAGCGTCCTGATATACCACATCAGAGGGAAAAATTTATAAGACATATTGCACTGAAGACACCTGGTGGTGTGCTACGTTTGGAAGATATAACCAAGGAACCAAATGATGAAACTGATCACTCTGCAGACTTGGTACCTTCAAATTCTGGCCACCATTCTTCTAGGAATAGTGACCAAATCCGAGTGGCAAGTACCAAAGAGACTAAGATACAGAAACCCCACTTACCTTTACCTCAGGAAAAATCTACAATTAAAAAATCTAGCAacctacagaaaaataaaactgctagCTTCATGACAtcaaaagaagagacaaaacttctACCTTTACTTTCCCATGTTCCAAGTGCTGTTTCCTCTCAAATAACATTAAATGCTAAAAATTGTGCTCTTCCAATTCCTAAAAAAGATAAAGAGCGTTCCTCATCTAAAGAATATTCTGGGCATTCTACAGAATCCTCCAAACACAAGGAACACAAAGAAAAGACTAATAAGGCTGATTCTAATATATCTTCAGGGAAAATTTTTGGGGGATCTTTGCGTTCAGAGTATGGCACTCCTACAAAGTCTCCTCCAGCTGCTTTGGAAGTTGTGCCATGTATCCCAAGCCCTACAATACCTTCAGATAAAGAGAGTTCAGGAAATTCTAATGCAGGTAGCAgtgcacagaaaagaaaattcaggggTGATTTTGATAGTGATGAAGAAAGTTTAGGTTACAACCTAGACAGtgatgaggaagaggaaaaattaaaatcattggaagaaataatggctttgaacttcaatcagACTCCTGCAACTTCAGGAAAGCCTCCCCTTTCCAAGGGGCTTAGATCTCAGTCATCAGACTACACA gAACATGTTCATAGTGGAACTTATACAAATACTTTAGAACGTCTTgtgaaagaaatggaagacaCACAAAG GCTAGATGAACTACAGAAGCAACTACAAGAAGACATAAGGCAGGGCCGAGGCATTAAGTCTCCAATTAGAATTGGAGATCAAGATAGTACAGATGATGAGGATGGCCTCTTGGAAGAACACAG GgaatttctaaagaaattttCAGTTACAATTGATGCTATTCCTGATCATCATCCAGgtgaagaaatatttaatttcctcAATTCTGGAAAAATTTTCAATCAGTATACTTTGGATTTAAGAGACTCTGGTTTTATTGGACAAAGTGCTGTAGAAAAACTTATTCTGAA atcagGAAAAACAGATCAGATTTTTTTGACAACACAAGGGTTCCTTACCTCTGCTTATCACTATGTCCAGTGTCCTGTACCTGTGTTAAAGTGGCTGTTTCGG ATGATGTCAGTTCATACAGATTGTATTGTGTCAGTGCAGATTTTAAGTACATTGATGGAAATAACAATTAGAAATG ATACTTTCAGTGACTCACCGATTTGGCCCTGGATCCCATCATTGTCTGATATAGCAGCTGTGTTCTTCAATATGGGAATTGATTTTAGATCTTTGTTTCCTCTGGAGAATCTTCAACCAGACTTTAATGAAGACAGTCTACT TTCTGAAACACTGACAACATTGCGGGGGAAAGGATGTGAAGATTCATCTTGTATGCCAGTTTTTTCAACTCTTCCTGAAACCAACATTTTAAATGTCGTTAAG TTTCTAGGCTTATGTACATCTATACATCCAGAAGGTTACCAAGATCGGGAAATAATGTTGCTGATTTTAATGTTgtttaaaatgagtttggaaaaaCAGCTGAAACAGATTCCTTTAGTAGATGTTCAAAGCCTCCTGATAAACCTGATGAAAAATATCAGAGATTGGGACACAAAG GTGCATGAACTCTGTCTGGGCATAAATGAACTCTCCAATCATCCCCATAACCTTCTGTGGTTGGTACAGCTAGTCCCTAACTGGACATCACGTGGAAG GCAATTGAGACAATGCCTAAGTCTAGTGATTATTTCAAAACTTTTGGATGAGAAACATGAAGATGTCCCTAATGCCAATAATCTTCag GTATCAGTCCTACATCGCTATCTTGTGCAAATGAAGCCTTCTGATTTGTTAAAGAAAATGGTCATGAAGAAAAGGGCTGAACAACCAAATGGCACTATTGATGACAGTCTTCATTTAGAACTTGAAAAGCAG GCATATTATCTGACCTACGTTCTTCTTCATTTAGTTGGTGAAGTTAGttgttctcattctttttcttctggacAACGG AAACACTTTGTGCTACTGTGTGGGGCTTTGGAAAAACATGTTAAGTGTGATATTAGAGAAGATGCCAGACTTTTTTATAGAACTAAG gTGAAAGACTTGGTTGCCAGGATACATGGAaaatggcaggaaataatccAGAACTGTCGGCCTACTCAGGTG GGGCAGCTTCATGACTTCTGGGTACCAGATTCTTAA